The Eleginops maclovinus isolate JMC-PN-2008 ecotype Puerto Natales chromosome 24, JC_Emac_rtc_rv5, whole genome shotgun sequence genome contains a region encoding:
- the pnpla4 gene encoding patatin-like phospholipase domain-containing protein 4, which produces MTVLNLSFAACGFLGIYHLGAVRAFLRHGDRLLGSLRACAGASAGALVAAVMITAPDKLENCKEFTYRFADSVRRQRFGAVTPGYDFMLELRDGIEDILPSEAHSLASERLHISITHSRSGKNHIVSRFSSRDELIMALLASSFVPVYAGLKPVELRGQKWIDGGFTDSLPILPVGRTITVSPFAGLQDVCPVHRGRLNTQLKLANMNVALSMENIKRLNQALFPPPSGGMHALCEEGFSDAVRFLKREALMS; this is translated from the exons ATGACAGTCCTGAACCTGTCCTTCGCTGCCTGTGGCTTCTTGGGGATCTACCACCTGGGTGCCGTCAGGGCCTTTCTCCGCCACGGGGACAGGCTGCTGGGCTCTCTGAGGGCCTGCGCAGGGGCCTCTGCCGGGGCCCTGGTGGCTGCTGTAATGATCACAGCTCCTGACAAGTTAGAG AACTGTAAAGAGTTCACCTACAGGTTTGCTGACAGCGTGAGGAGGCAGCGGTTTGGGGCCGTCACACCAGGATACGACTTCATGCTTGAACTGCG GGACGGGATAGAAGACATTCTGCCCAGTGAGGCTCACAGTCTGGCCTCGGAGCGACTCCACATCTCCATAACACACTCCAGAAGTGGCAAGAACCACATCGTGTCCAGGTTTAGCTCCAGAGATGAGCTCATAATG GCGCTACTGGCCAGCAGCTTTGTGCCTGTTTATGCTGGACTCAAACCAGTGGAATTGAGAGGACAG aaatggATTGATGGAGGCTTCACTGACAGCCTGCCCATTCTGCCTGTGGGACGGACCATCACTGTGTCTCCCTTTGCTGGACTGCAGGACGTGTGCCCTGTCCACAGGGGTCGCCTCAACACTCAACTCAAGCTGGCCAACATGAACGTAGCA CTCTCCATGGAGAACATCAAACGCCTGAACCAGGCTCTGTTCCCCCCCCCTAGCGGAGGAATGCATGCTCTCTGTGAGGAAGGCTTCAGTGACGCTGTGAGGTTCCTGAAGAGAGAGGCCTTGATGAGCTGA
- the sts gene encoding steryl-sulfatase, with product MMATWRPSPLPLLILLSWSCVSVQSSKTNFVLMMVDDLGIGDLGCYGNTTLRTPNIDRLAQEGVKLTQHIAAASLCTPSRAAFLTGRYPIRSGVAGDIRPGVFIFNAASGGLPSQEVTFAKIAKQQGYETALIGKWHLGLNCESSDDHCHHPSNHGFDYFFGIPLTNLRDCQPGHGTVFRIYKYLPYETVGIVLLTAAFLHYRGVITVSRGLLRILLSLSAAATCLTVGFIMMIPYLNCVLMRDHRVVEQPFTSENLTQRMTHEAVDFLERNSARPFLLFFSFIQVHTAMFASAEFRGTSRHGIYGDAVHEVDWSVGQIMQTLDTLNLRENTLVYLTSDQGAHLEEISVGGEVHRGSNGMYKAGKSTNWEGGIRVPGILRWPGNIPAGREVDEPTSNMDLFPTVVKLSGASAPQDRVIDGHDLMDLLQGRVDRSNHEFLFHYCNAFLNAVRWHPQNSSSVWKAFYFTPNFYPENGTACFHTQACFCTPGFVTYHDPPLLFDLSRDPSESTPLTPSTEPAFYPVLAAMEEAAEKHRSSVEPVESQMSVMNLIWKPWLQPCCSTLTQLCECQQDQ from the exons ATGATGGCAACATGGCGGCCTTCTCCTCTGCCGCTGCTGATTCTCTTGTCGTGGAGCTGTGTGTCCGTTCAGAGCAGCAAGACCAACTTCGTCCTGATGATGGTGGACGACCTGGGGATTGGAGACCTGGGCTGCTATGGCAACACAACACTGAG GACCCCCAACATTGACCGGTTGGCCCAGGAAGGGGTGAAGCTGACTCAGCACATCGCTGCAGCGAGCCTCTGCACCCCCAGCAGGGCGGCGTTTCTCACCGGCAGATACCCGATACGATCAG GTGTAGCTGGTGATATCAGACCTggagtttttatatttaacgCAGCGTCTGGAGGACTTCCCAGCCAAGAGGTGACGTTTGCTAAGATTGCCAAACAGCAGGGCTACGAGACCGCTCTCATCg GAAAATGGCACCTAGGACTCAACTGTGAGAGCAGTGACGATCACTGCCACCACCCGAGCAACCACGGCTTTGACTACTTCTTCGGGATCCCTTTAACCAACCTGCGGGACTGCCAGCCCGGACACGGCACCGTGTTCCGGATCTATAAATATTTACCGTACGAGACAGTGGGCATCGTCCTGCTCACTGCAGCCTTCCTTCACTACAGAGGAGTGATCACGGTCAGCAGAGGGCTGCTCCGGATCCTGCTCTCTCTGTCGGCTGCCGCCACTTGTCTGACTGTGGGATTCATCATGATGATCCCGTACCTCAACTGTGTCCTCATGAGGGACCACAGGGTTGTGGAGCAGCCGTTCACATCTGAAAACCTGACCCAGAGGATGACTCATGAGGCCGTGGACTTCTTGGAGAG gaaCTCTGCGAGACCGttcctgctgtttttctctttcatccAGGTGCACACAGCCATGTTTGCTTCGGCAGAATTCAGGGGAACGAGCAGGCACGGCATCTACGGAGACGCTGTGCACGAAGTGGACTGGAGTGTAG GTCAGATCATGCAGACTCTGGACACACTGAACCTGAGAGAAAACACTCTGGTTTACCTGACCTCAGACCAGGGGGCGCATCTGGAGGAGATCTCTGTCGGTGGGGAAGTGCACAGAGGGTCCAATGGAATGTATAAAG CAGGGAAGTCCACAAACTGGGAGGGAGGAATCCGAGTCCCGGGAATTCTGCGGTGGCCGGGGAACATCCCCGCCGGCAGAGAGGTTGACGAGCCCACCAGCAACATGGACCTGTTCCCCACGGTGGTGAAGCTGAGCGGAGCCTCTGCCCCACAGGACCG GGTGATAGACGGTCACGACCTCATGGATCTCCTTCAGGGCAGGGTGGACCGCTCCAACCACGAGTTTCTGTTCCATTACTGCAACGCCTTCCTGAACGCAGTCAGATGGCATCCCCAAAACA gtaGCTCCGTGTGGAAAGCCTTTTACTTCACCCCGAACTTCTACCCAGAGAACGGGACAGCCTGCTTCCACACACAAGCCTGCTTCTGCACGCCGGGCTTCGTGACCTACCACGATCCTCCGCTGCTCTTCGACCTCTCCAGGGACCCATCAGAGAGCACGCCGCTCACTCCCAGCACCGAGCCCGCCTTTTACCCGGTCCTGGCTGCGATGGAGGAGGCCGCTGAGAAGCACCGGAGCTCCGTGGAGCCGGTGGAGAGCCAGATGTCGGTGATGAACCTGATCTGGAAGCCCTGGCTGCAGCCGTGCTGCTCCACACTCACACAGCTCTGCGAGTGCCAGCAGGACCAATAG
- the anos1a gene encoding anosmin-1a isoform X2, with translation MLATSSLIVTSLTLWIILLCSSAVVCRKSQFRPDDEEFWLESVSRATCSSRCLSLNTPLQSNGSLGWCHKHKHCAKCLEPCKDSWEMKKKSDCREMCERVFPKKHWECVTSCEFLQSVLAVKQGTCPPPDRASGFAAACVESCDNDRECSAQKKCCSNGCGHTCQSPKDLYKGVPLKPRKELGFEELPSGQLQVRWSSRFNISAEPVVYILQRRWNFGIQPSEDTATSWQVVAQTTEQGARLSDIRPGRWYQFRVAAVNTHGTRGFTTPSRHIHSSRDPSSPPAPSELRVSNMIFGGSRAVSTRLQWSMPNDLDVPVHSYRVSWSWTTAGQPSPLFLTKRRKTVKETQVELDSLRANRSYSVEVQAVSYWGQSQLKGPRAVLHFSTQRSKGSAPRIPGGGTLDVGTPFYQEGQLRVHVYWQSSTDASVEYYGIQWEPEYCVQNQTGPSEKTSTQESFVSLQGLLFSCKYKVILQPVGQKRHLMSESISFFTPSCASIQAKSQKPISCPGDTVSRHRVLLKAANLTASFDVRVGNVTAAFSWEVSTAEPHQQLTGYQVTWAEVFPPTGHNYNQLPHSLISQSQILPPDGNVLVVSGLHPASVYRLEVQTITAEGEGRATSRTFQTPGLQSTRRHRPRLRKHHQEQPIIERH, from the exons ATGCTGGCCACGAGCAGCCTTATCGTCACGAGCCTGACCCTGTGGATTATTTTGCTATGCTCCTCCGCAGTGGTCTGCAGGAAGTCGCAGTTTCGTCCTGATGACGAGGAGTTCTGGTTGGAGAGCGTTTCCAGGGCGACGTGCTCCTCGCGCTGTCTCAGTCTGAACACACCGCTGCAG AGTAATGGTTCCTTGGGCTGgtgtcacaaacacaaacactgtgcaAAG TGTCTAGAGCCCTGCAAAGATTCCTgggagatgaagaagaaaagcgactgcagagaaatgtgtgAG CGAGTATTTCCCAAGAAGCACTGGGAGTGTGTGACCAGCTGTGAGTTCCTTCAGTCGGTGCTGGCAGTGAAGCAGGGCACGTGTCCTCCTCCAGATAGAGCCAGCGGCTTCGCAGCGGCCTGCGTTGAGAGTTGTGATAACGACAGGGAATGCTCCGCTCAGAAGAAATGCTGCTCCAACGGCTGCGGACATACCTGCCAGTCCCCGAAAGACCTCTATAAGG GTGTTCCTCTGAAGCCGAGGAAGGAGCTGGGCTTTGAGGAGCTCCCGTCTGGTCAGCTGCAGGTCCGTTGGTCCTCCCGCTTCAACATCTCCGCTGAGCCGGTGGTCTACATCCTGCAGAGGAGGTGGAACTTCGGCATCCAGCCCAGCGAGGACACTGCCACTTCCTGGCAGGTGGTTGCACAG ACCACAGAGCAGGGTGCCAGGCTCTCCGACATCCGACCGGGACGCTGGTATCAGTTCAGAGTGGCAGCCGTGAACACCCACGGGACTAGAGGGTTCACCACGCCCAGCAGACACATCCACTCCAGCAGAG ACCCCTCCAGCCCCCCGGCTCCCTCTGAGCTCAGAGTATCCAATATGATCTTCGGCGGCAGCAGGGCTGTGTCGACCCGGCTACAGTGGAGCATGCCCAATGACCTGGATGTTCCCGTCCACAGCTACAGGGTCAGCTGGAGCTGGACAACTGCGGGACAGCCCTCCCCCTTATTCCTGAccaagaggaggaagacagtCAAAGAG acccAGGTGGAGCTGGACAGCCTGCGGGCTAACAGGAGCTACAGTGTGGAGGTCCAGGCTGTTTCCTACTGGGGACAAAGTCAGCTCAAAGGCCCCCGAGCCGTCCTCCACTTCAGCACACAGCGCT CCAAAGGTTCTGCTCCCAGAATCCCTGGAGGTGGCACTCTGGATGTGGGGACGCCATTCTACCAGGAAGGACAGCTCCGGGTTCATGTGTATTGGCAGAGCAGCACGG ATGCCTCTGTTGAATACTACGGTATCCAGTGGGAACCAGAGTACTGTGTGCAGAACCAGACAGGACCTTCAGAGAAGACCAGCACACAG GAGAGCTTTGTCAGCCTGCAGGGTCTTCTCTTCTCCTGTAAGTACAAAGTCATCCTGCAGCCAGTCGGCCAGAAGCGTCACCTCATGTCAGAGAGCATCAGCTTCTTCACCCCGTCCTGTGCCTCCATCCAGGCCAAGAGCCAAAAACCCATCAGCTGTCCCGGAGATACAG tGTCCCGTCACAGAGTCCTGCTGAAGGCAGCCAACCTCACCGCCTCCTTCGATGTGCGGGTGGGAAACGTGACGGCCGCCTTCAGCTGGGAGGTGTCGACAGCAGAGCCCCACCAGCAGCTCACTGGGTACCAGGTCACATGGGCGGAGGTCTTCCCCCCCACCGGACACAATTACAACCAGCTGCCTCACAGCCTCATCTCTCAGTCTCAGATCCTGCCTCCG GACGGTAATGTTCTGGTGGTGTCAGGTCTGCATCCGGCCAGTGTGTACCGGCTGGAGGTCCAGACCATCACAGCAGAGGGGGAAGGACGCGCAACCAGCAGAACCTTCCAGACTCCCGGACTGCAAAGCACACGGAGGCACA GACCCAGGCTGAGGAAGCATCACCAGGAACAGCCGATCATAGAGAGGCACTGA
- the anos1a gene encoding anosmin-1a isoform X1 has product MLATSSLIVTSLTLWIILLCSSAVVCRKSQFRPDDEEFWLESVSRATCSSRCLSLNTPLQSNGSLGWCHKHKHCAKCLEPCKDSWEMKKKSDCREMCERVFPKKHWECVTSCEFLQSVLAVKQGTCPPPDRASGFAAACVESCDNDRECSAQKKCCSNGCGHTCQSPKDLYKGVPLKPRKELGFEELPSGQLQVRWSSRFNISAEPVVYILQRRWNFGIQPSEDTATSWQVVAQTTEQGARLSDIRPGRWYQFRVAAVNTHGTRGFTTPSRHIHSSRDPSSPPAPSELRVSNMIFGGSRAVSTRLQWSMPNDLDVPVHSYRVSWSWTTAGQPSPLFLTKRRKTVKETQVELDSLRANRSYSVEVQAVSYWGQSQLKGPRAVLHFSTQRSKGSAPRIPGGGTLDVGTPFYQEGQLRVHVYWQSSTDASVEYYGIQWEPEYCVQNQTGPSEKTSTQESFVSLQGLLFSCKYKVILQPVGQKRHLMSESISFFTPSCASIQAKSQKPISCPGDTAVSRHRVLLKAANLTASFDVRVGNVTAAFSWEVSTAEPHQQLTGYQVTWAEVFPPTGHNYNQLPHSLISQSQILPPDGNVLVVSGLHPASVYRLEVQTITAEGEGRATSRTFQTPGLQSTRRHRPRLRKHHQEQPIIERH; this is encoded by the exons ATGCTGGCCACGAGCAGCCTTATCGTCACGAGCCTGACCCTGTGGATTATTTTGCTATGCTCCTCCGCAGTGGTCTGCAGGAAGTCGCAGTTTCGTCCTGATGACGAGGAGTTCTGGTTGGAGAGCGTTTCCAGGGCGACGTGCTCCTCGCGCTGTCTCAGTCTGAACACACCGCTGCAG AGTAATGGTTCCTTGGGCTGgtgtcacaaacacaaacactgtgcaAAG TGTCTAGAGCCCTGCAAAGATTCCTgggagatgaagaagaaaagcgactgcagagaaatgtgtgAG CGAGTATTTCCCAAGAAGCACTGGGAGTGTGTGACCAGCTGTGAGTTCCTTCAGTCGGTGCTGGCAGTGAAGCAGGGCACGTGTCCTCCTCCAGATAGAGCCAGCGGCTTCGCAGCGGCCTGCGTTGAGAGTTGTGATAACGACAGGGAATGCTCCGCTCAGAAGAAATGCTGCTCCAACGGCTGCGGACATACCTGCCAGTCCCCGAAAGACCTCTATAAGG GTGTTCCTCTGAAGCCGAGGAAGGAGCTGGGCTTTGAGGAGCTCCCGTCTGGTCAGCTGCAGGTCCGTTGGTCCTCCCGCTTCAACATCTCCGCTGAGCCGGTGGTCTACATCCTGCAGAGGAGGTGGAACTTCGGCATCCAGCCCAGCGAGGACACTGCCACTTCCTGGCAGGTGGTTGCACAG ACCACAGAGCAGGGTGCCAGGCTCTCCGACATCCGACCGGGACGCTGGTATCAGTTCAGAGTGGCAGCCGTGAACACCCACGGGACTAGAGGGTTCACCACGCCCAGCAGACACATCCACTCCAGCAGAG ACCCCTCCAGCCCCCCGGCTCCCTCTGAGCTCAGAGTATCCAATATGATCTTCGGCGGCAGCAGGGCTGTGTCGACCCGGCTACAGTGGAGCATGCCCAATGACCTGGATGTTCCCGTCCACAGCTACAGGGTCAGCTGGAGCTGGACAACTGCGGGACAGCCCTCCCCCTTATTCCTGAccaagaggaggaagacagtCAAAGAG acccAGGTGGAGCTGGACAGCCTGCGGGCTAACAGGAGCTACAGTGTGGAGGTCCAGGCTGTTTCCTACTGGGGACAAAGTCAGCTCAAAGGCCCCCGAGCCGTCCTCCACTTCAGCACACAGCGCT CCAAAGGTTCTGCTCCCAGAATCCCTGGAGGTGGCACTCTGGATGTGGGGACGCCATTCTACCAGGAAGGACAGCTCCGGGTTCATGTGTATTGGCAGAGCAGCACGG ATGCCTCTGTTGAATACTACGGTATCCAGTGGGAACCAGAGTACTGTGTGCAGAACCAGACAGGACCTTCAGAGAAGACCAGCACACAG GAGAGCTTTGTCAGCCTGCAGGGTCTTCTCTTCTCCTGTAAGTACAAAGTCATCCTGCAGCCAGTCGGCCAGAAGCGTCACCTCATGTCAGAGAGCATCAGCTTCTTCACCCCGTCCTGTGCCTCCATCCAGGCCAAGAGCCAAAAACCCATCAGCTGTCCCGGAGATACAG cagtGTCCCGTCACAGAGTCCTGCTGAAGGCAGCCAACCTCACCGCCTCCTTCGATGTGCGGGTGGGAAACGTGACGGCCGCCTTCAGCTGGGAGGTGTCGACAGCAGAGCCCCACCAGCAGCTCACTGGGTACCAGGTCACATGGGCGGAGGTCTTCCCCCCCACCGGACACAATTACAACCAGCTGCCTCACAGCCTCATCTCTCAGTCTCAGATCCTGCCTCCG GACGGTAATGTTCTGGTGGTGTCAGGTCTGCATCCGGCCAGTGTGTACCGGCTGGAGGTCCAGACCATCACAGCAGAGGGGGAAGGACGCGCAACCAGCAGAACCTTCCAGACTCCCGGACTGCAAAGCACACGGAGGCACA GACCCAGGCTGAGGAAGCATCACCAGGAACAGCCGATCATAGAGAGGCACTGA